The Persephonella atlantica region GGGCAACACCTTCAAACATACTGTTTATTGATGAGAATCAATTAATAATAGGTTGTGATGACGGAAAATTATATATATGGAGGTTAAAAAGATGAATATCTCAAGTGCGGTAGTAATAACAGAGCCAGAGCATACACAGGAAGTTCTTCAGTCTTTAGAAGAAAGCGGTCTGTGTGAAGTTTACTTTCACGATGATAAAAGCGGGAAGATAGTGATTATCATTGAGGGGGAAGATGTAAACGAAGAGACATTTAAGCTAAAGCAGATACAGATGCTTCCCCACGTGCTGTCTGCAAACATGGTCTATTCATACTCTGAGGAAGAATGGGAATCAGCTGCCGAATATCTACAGAAGCTCAGTAACGATGTTCCAGAGATACTGAACGATGAAAACGTCAGAGCTGAAGACATTGTTTACAAAGGACACATTAAAGGATACATCAGTTAGGGTAAGCCATGGATAAGACATTTGATATGTTCTGGGAAACGGAAGTTCCAGAGAACGAGCTGATAATATCAAGAACAGACCTTAATGGGATAATCACCTATGTTAACGAAACTTTCGCGAAGATATCAGGATACTCTCCGGAGGAACTTATAGGAAAACCCCACAACATTATCAGGCATCCTGACATGCCAAAATCTGTTTTTAAAGAACTGTGGGAAACAATAAAGCAGGGCAAAACATGGAGAGGTTATGTAAAAAACCTGAGAAAAGACAAGGGATATTACTGGGTTTATGCTGAGATATCAGGGGTTTACAAAGATGGACAGCTTGTTGAGTACAAATCTATGAGAGCTCCTGTATCTGGGGAAAAGAAAAAACAGATGCAGGATTTATACGACCAGATGAGAGAAGAAGAAGGAGGAGCAGTAAGGGTTGTGATGTATTTAGAAAAAGAGGTTTACGACAGATTAGAGCAGCTCTCACAGGAGCTGGGAATTTCTGGAGAAGAAGTTATCAAAAAACTTCTGTCTGAAGTAAAGACATAAATTCAAGGAGGTTTGGACGATGAAAGGGAAAGTGTTAAGTCTGGGAGCAGCAGCATTACTGGCAGGGGGAGCGTTTCTGCTAAGCGGTCAGACAGCCAGCTCAAACGCTCAGGACCTGCTTGGTGTCTCATTTGTTGACAATGTGAAGCCTTATTTGGAGTTCAGGCCAAGGTATGAGTATGTGGATGTTGATAACTCTTCTAACAAGGAAGCAAACGCTCTGACCATCAGAACAAAGATTGGGGTTAAAATTGGAACTGTTTTGGGAGTGAACGGACTGTCTGCAGTACTTGAGGCTATTGATGTGTCAGCACTTGTTGATGACTACTCACCTCAAAAATCAAATTACGAAACAGTATTGGACCCTGATAACACCCGGATAACACAGGCTTACGTTGCTTACTCTTTAGGTAACTATACCTTTGTTGCAGGTAGAAAATATGTGATTATTGACGACCACAGATTTATAGGAACTATAGGATGGAGACAGATGCCCCAGTCTTTTGGTGTGTTGGCAGTAGCAGGAAAACCTATTCCGGGACTGGACTTTTTACTTGCGGGAATCTATGAGAGAAAGTTTATTGTTGACGGCGGAAATATTGACTGGAAATTAGACAAAATGCCTATTGTCTTAGATGTAAACTACAAAGTCGTTCCCCAGCTGAGAGTTAAAGGTTTTGCATATCTTCTGACAGACATTCACAACACGTACGGCGTGAAAGCCTCTGGAGCTATTGACCTTGGAGGAATAAAAGTTTCATACCTTGGTGAGTATGCAAAACAGACAGACCCATATCAAAAGGATAATGCCTCAACCAAACCAGACATTGATACAGACTACTACAGACTGAAAGTCGGTGCTTCATCAATGGGATTTTTCGGAAACATAATGTATACATACTTTGGAGATGCAGGTGGAAAAAATGCAGGATTTTCTGTTCCTCTGGCAACAAACCACAAGTTTGACGGATGGGCAGATGTTTTACTTTTAGGTGCTGCAAACGGATTTTATTACGGTATGAAAGAGTGGTGCATATCTGCAGGTTACAAAAACCCAGCAATAGGAAAGATTATGGTTGCATATCTGAAGTTTGACTCAGACAAAAATCCAGGAATTGGAAAGAGCATAGGTTCTGAGATAGATGCACTGTATGCTAAAAAACTGACAAAGAGACTGTCATTTTTAGCAAAAGCAGCATGGTACAACGCAGATAATGGATACTGTATAGGCTCAACTTGTAATGCAACGACTGCAAAAGGAACAAAAGACGTAACAAAATACTGGCTGCAGCTTGATTACAAGTATTAATCCTATAAACTTTGTAAAGGAGGGCAATTATGAGGGTAACAAAACTGACAGGTGGACTGGTAGGGGCAGTCCTTGCAACAGGAGTTGTAGCTCTATCAGTAAACACCGCAAAAGCCGAGTCTTCACCTCCTCCAATAACGAAGGAGGAGATGAAAAAAGCTGCAAGAATTTACTTTGACAGATGTGCAGGATGTCACGGAATGCTCAGAAAAGGTGCAACAGGACCAGCTCTGACACCGGACAGAACAAGAAAACTTGGAACAGAAGCTCTTGAAGCATTCATTTACAACGGAACACTTGGAGGAATGCCAGACTGGGGTAAGCAGGGTATTCTTAGCAAAGATGAAATTAACCTGCTTGCAAGATATCTCCAGCATGAACCTCCACCACCACCGGAACTTTCAATGCAGCAGATGAAAGCATCCTGGAAGGTTTATGTGCCTGTTGAAGACAGACCAACAAGACCCCAGCACAGTCTAAACTGGAAAAATTTCTTTGGAGTAATACTGAGGGACGTAGGTAAGGTTGCTATTGTAGACGGAGATACGAAAAAGTTGGTAAATATTGTTGATACAGGATTTGCTGTCCATATCCTCAGGTCTTCAGCTTCTGGTAGATACATGTACGCAATAGGTAGAGATGGTAAAGCTACAGTTATAGATCTGTGGCTTTCAAAACCAGACAAGGTTGCTGAAGTTAAAGTATGTTACGATGCCCGTTCTATAGATACAAGTAAGTATCACGGATACGAAGACAAATACGCAGTTGTGGGATGTTACTGGCCACCATCTTTCGTTGTGTTAGATGGTATGACGTTAGAACCGAAGAAAATAGTTTCAACCAGTGCTTACTACTACGACACTCAAGAGTTTGTAAGAGAAGCAAGGGTTGCATCAATCGTTTCTTCACATTACGACCCTATATGGGTTCTGAACATCAAAGAAGCTGGACAGGTATGGCTCGTTGATTACTCTAAAGTTGACAAAGGAACAGTAAGTATAGATATGATTGATTCTGAAAGATATCTACACGATGGTGGATGGGATTTATCTAAAAGATACTTCCTTGTTGCAGCAAACATGAGGAACAAGATTGTTGTAATTGACACAAAAGACAAAGAACTTGAAGCTATCGTCAAAGTTGGAACAAAGCCACACCCAGGTAGAGGTGCAAACATAGACCATCCAAAGTATGGTCCTATCTGGTGTACAGGACATATCGGTGAAAAGAGAATTGCGTGTATAGGAACAGACCCAGAGGGACATCCTCAGTATGCGTGGAAAGTTGTTAAATGGATTAAACTTCCTGGAGAAGGTGGAGGTAACCTGTTTATCAAGACACATCCAAAATCTAAGTATCTCATTGCTGACAGACCTCTTAACCCTGATCCAGAGCTGAAGAGAAGCATATTCGTATACGACAAGTACACATTTGAGCTGGTAAAAACACTGAAAGTTCCAGCAAAATACAAAAACATCAGAGCTGTTCATGAAGAGTTCAGTGAAGATGGTTCAGAGTTCTGGATTTCTGTATGGGGTAAGAAAAATCAGCCAACAGCTATCTTAGTGTATGACGCAAAGACTCTGAAACTGAAGAAGGAAATTACTGGAGACTGGGTAAGAACACCTACAGGTAAGTTTAATGTTTACAACACAATGAAGGATATCTACTAATGAAAAGAATAGTCCTGCTGCCGCTAACCCTCCTGATTGTGTTTGGTGCCTTTGCAGGGGAGTTGGCAAATGGGAGCCAGCTGTACCAAAAACACTGTGCCTCTTGTCACGGGGTGGACAGAGCCGGTACAGTGGCTCCCCCTCTTCTACCATTATTTTTAAGAAAATATTCAGAAAAAAAACTGATCTATATCATCAAAAATGGATTACCTGCAACTCAGATGCCACCTTTCCCGCAGCTTTCAGAAAAAGAAATAAAATCAATTATATCCTATATCAGAAAACCTGCGAAAATAGAGTGGTCAAAAGAGAAGATACTCAGTTCCATACAGTTAGACAGCTCTGGTGAAAAAAAACTTCCTGTAAAAAATATCAAGAACATTGTGGCTGTTGTTGAGCGGGGACATCAAAAAGTATGGATAATGGAAGGAACAAAAATTTTAGATAAGTTTGTCTTTAAAAATGTTCACGGAGGCTTAAAGTTTTCTCCGTCAGGGGAAAGAATATATATCCCATCAAGGGACGGATGGATAGGAAGATACGACATAGATAGGGGGAAGT contains the following coding sequences:
- a CDS encoding chaperone NapD produces the protein MNISSAVVITEPEHTQEVLQSLEESGLCEVYFHDDKSGKIVIIIEGEDVNEETFKLKQIQMLPHVLSANMVYSYSEEEWESAAEYLQKLSNDVPEILNDENVRAEDIVYKGHIKGYIS
- a CDS encoding PAS domain-containing protein; the protein is MDKTFDMFWETEVPENELIISRTDLNGIITYVNETFAKISGYSPEELIGKPHNIIRHPDMPKSVFKELWETIKQGKTWRGYVKNLRKDKGYYWVYAEISGVYKDGQLVEYKSMRAPVSGEKKKQMQDLYDQMREEEGGAVRVVMYLEKEVYDRLEQLSQELGISGEEVIKKLLSEVKT
- a CDS encoding nitrite reductase → MRVTKLTGGLVGAVLATGVVALSVNTAKAESSPPPITKEEMKKAARIYFDRCAGCHGMLRKGATGPALTPDRTRKLGTEALEAFIYNGTLGGMPDWGKQGILSKDEINLLARYLQHEPPPPPELSMQQMKASWKVYVPVEDRPTRPQHSLNWKNFFGVILRDVGKVAIVDGDTKKLVNIVDTGFAVHILRSSASGRYMYAIGRDGKATVIDLWLSKPDKVAEVKVCYDARSIDTSKYHGYEDKYAVVGCYWPPSFVVLDGMTLEPKKIVSTSAYYYDTQEFVREARVASIVSSHYDPIWVLNIKEAGQVWLVDYSKVDKGTVSIDMIDSERYLHDGGWDLSKRYFLVAANMRNKIVVIDTKDKELEAIVKVGTKPHPGRGANIDHPKYGPIWCTGHIGEKRIACIGTDPEGHPQYAWKVVKWIKLPGEGGGNLFIKTHPKSKYLIADRPLNPDPELKRSIFVYDKYTFELVKTLKVPAKYKNIRAVHEEFSEDGSEFWISVWGKKNQPTAILVYDAKTLKLKKEITGDWVRTPTGKFNVYNTMKDIY